One genomic window of Polyangium aurulentum includes the following:
- a CDS encoding gluconate 2-dehydrogenase subunit 3 family protein: MTFVSIALVLAAAALVLLAARGIFLGYPRPPFRAAVLTWKEQAIVSACADALFPKGGPIPLSGTEAGVVRYLDDHLRLLPAGTRLLVRLLVHFTEHAPWIWGPRRARFTRLSHDERIAALAGMAQSRIYFRRVAFLSLRTLLSMGYLANEAVARRIGIRTSPFPEARALVVGAPGEAVA, encoded by the coding sequence GTGACGTTCGTGTCGATCGCCCTCGTCCTCGCGGCGGCCGCGCTGGTCTTGCTTGCCGCTCGAGGCATCTTCCTCGGCTACCCGCGCCCGCCGTTCCGCGCCGCCGTGCTCACCTGGAAGGAGCAGGCGATCGTCTCTGCCTGCGCGGACGCGCTCTTCCCGAAGGGCGGACCGATCCCGCTCTCGGGCACCGAGGCCGGCGTCGTGCGCTACCTCGACGATCACCTGCGCCTCTTGCCCGCCGGAACGCGCCTGCTCGTGCGGCTGCTCGTCCACTTCACCGAGCATGCGCCCTGGATCTGGGGCCCGCGCCGCGCGCGCTTCACGCGCCTGTCGCACGACGAGCGCATCGCCGCGCTCGCCGGCATGGCGCAGAGCCGCATCTACTTCCGGCGCGTCGCCTTCCTCTCGCTGCGGACGCTCTTGTCGATGGGCTACCTCGCCAACGAGGCCGTCGCCCGGCGCATCGGCATCCGCACCTCGCCCTTCCCCGAAGCGCGGGCGCTCGTCGTTGGCGCGCCCGGGGAGGCCGTCGCGTGA
- a CDS encoding glycosyltransferase family 39 protein, with amino-acid sequence MPKRPSAPPASPAGSRTTRSGWLSGEPLSRRTHLVLGLALPMLLTLVNTVRLSGFTIDDAFISFRYADNLARGAGLVYNLGERVEGYTNFLWTVLLSIGALLGARPEITAKVLGTLAACASLVPVYLLAERLRPMRWAPCLATWLCASSFPFTGYAVFGLETPLFVLLVLSATELFFREHEREEGLPWSGLLFALATLTRPEAPLLLLLLYIWQGGSPLHRKSLVRVLLFAAPVLVHLAFRRFYYGAFVPNTLAAKTGNFTQQLAGGSDYLKRYVAHAGPLLWLGIGAIAIAIVRRRRDGIAIGAIAFTWGLYVVLVGGDWMPFFRFLAPAEPFAFVLVDVAARAILERRERAAVLAVSAFAAIMVIHRARSWNEAKKFIFEKEKVFWDDVPGRTAEWIVKHDKPGPVVIADIGYVGYRTGLPIVDMLGLLSPEIAKLPGGYTNKTGEGFMDAVFAKDPRYFVIISSTADCKSPGPPSSRAALADGRLQSGFRLAETIRIGTGGAWCIFEKKDAPK; translated from the coding sequence ATGCCGAAGCGCCCCTCCGCTCCTCCTGCCTCCCCTGCCGGCTCCAGGACCACGCGCTCGGGCTGGCTTTCGGGCGAGCCGCTCTCGCGCCGCACGCACCTCGTCCTCGGGCTCGCGCTGCCGATGCTGCTGACGCTCGTGAACACGGTGAGGCTGAGCGGCTTCACCATCGACGACGCGTTCATCTCGTTCCGCTACGCGGACAACCTCGCTCGCGGCGCGGGGCTCGTTTACAACCTGGGGGAGCGCGTCGAGGGCTACACGAACTTCCTGTGGACGGTGCTGCTGTCGATCGGCGCGCTCCTCGGCGCGCGCCCCGAGATCACGGCCAAGGTCCTGGGCACGCTCGCGGCGTGCGCGTCGCTCGTGCCCGTCTACCTGCTCGCCGAGCGCCTGCGCCCCATGCGGTGGGCGCCGTGCCTCGCCACGTGGCTTTGCGCCTCGAGCTTCCCGTTCACCGGCTACGCCGTCTTCGGGCTCGAGACGCCGCTCTTCGTGCTGCTCGTGCTCTCGGCGACGGAGCTGTTCTTCCGCGAGCACGAGCGCGAGGAGGGCCTGCCCTGGTCGGGCCTTCTCTTCGCGCTCGCGACGCTCACCCGGCCCGAGGCGCCGCTCTTGCTGCTCTTGCTCTACATCTGGCAGGGCGGAAGCCCGCTCCACCGCAAGAGCCTCGTGCGCGTCCTGCTCTTCGCGGCGCCGGTCCTCGTGCACCTCGCCTTCCGCCGCTTCTATTACGGCGCGTTCGTGCCCAACACGCTCGCCGCGAAGACGGGCAACTTCACGCAGCAGCTCGCCGGGGGCAGCGACTACCTGAAGCGCTACGTGGCGCACGCGGGCCCGCTGCTCTGGCTCGGGATCGGCGCGATCGCGATCGCGATCGTGCGCAGGCGCCGCGACGGGATCGCGATCGGGGCGATCGCCTTCACGTGGGGGCTGTACGTGGTGCTCGTCGGGGGCGACTGGATGCCGTTCTTCCGCTTCCTCGCGCCCGCCGAGCCCTTCGCCTTCGTGCTCGTCGACGTCGCCGCGCGCGCGATCCTCGAGCGCCGCGAGCGCGCCGCCGTCCTCGCCGTGAGCGCATTCGCCGCGATCATGGTGATCCATCGCGCCCGGTCGTGGAACGAGGCCAAGAAGTTCATCTTCGAGAAGGAGAAAGTCTTCTGGGACGACGTCCCCGGGCGCACGGCCGAGTGGATCGTGAAGCACGACAAACCCGGGCCCGTCGTGATCGCGGACATCGGCTACGTCGGCTACAGGACGGGGCTGCCGATCGTGGACATGCTCGGGCTGCTCTCGCCCGAGATCGCGAAGCTGCCGGGCGGCTACACGAACAAGACGGGCGAGGGCTTCATGGACGCCGTCTTCGCCAAGGATCCGCGCTACTTCGTCATCATCTCGTCGACGGCCGACTGCAAGAGCCCGGGGCCGCCCTCGTCGCGCGCCGCGCTCGCGGACGGCAGGCTCCAGTCGGGCTTCCGGCTCGCCGAGACGATCCGCATCGGCACGGGCGGGGCGTGGTGCATCTTCGAGAAGAAGGACGCGCCCAAATGA
- a CDS encoding PilZ domain-containing protein — MSIRGAEDARTSTAPAGGDRRSSHHRVHFEALVAVGEAKGAGGFEAESIDVSPDGMRLRTAYLPAVGDRLVCRFDGDAGEIVAEGEVTWRREQPRGGEFGLRFVNFDSDEDQAALRSLCNELGGAGESAEDAGPTAIPGTRVRLHIEGLGSPMKARVRDSAGGEVNVGSNLEFLKVGRSLEIEDMDHGQKRPATIDGVKVEIDPNSRVPQLVVALRFDDVKDAKKAAAPPAPAKEAAPAKEAAPAKEAAPTAAAVAAARTTLRTGTLAPIARSEAPTPTPGKDEARTEATEEAQSAPIAPVARPPRKELRSAAPKTRPSAIESEGEGEVEAKPAIAAREEESAEDDDARDPSLDAPAVKAKPERDLGATLRGTASKASEATREALGKIGPVVGRFGSRAKGAMGGLLDAIRKRRAAEGEAAEGAATVARRTTAPPPTGALKAAGRKLVRDREETETNEAQAPKPAANRKAALLGSALGLTAVLLVVGGIRLLSGARSTDATAEAQSPEAAGTNAALALPAPATDTTATPSDPSATPTANVPLFGATPLSTTEPVPVAPPDQVAAQAAPGDAAQSDTGAQAAAMAPNIEDDSAGDDSDSDDESEGGSKQFGKGNVHNPVVLKIKTDGPVETVNGAAGAMGFTVSLPGRRALSSAAELARKDKRIASINVVNNPAGAEISIQFKDGVPAYMAKAKGDRIDIALGTPSKKVAKASSSKKKKADAKKKAADAKKKTATKKH, encoded by the coding sequence ATGAGCATTCGAGGCGCAGAGGATGCCCGGACGTCGACGGCGCCCGCTGGCGGCGACCGTCGCAGCAGCCACCACCGGGTTCATTTCGAGGCGCTCGTCGCCGTCGGCGAGGCCAAAGGCGCGGGCGGCTTCGAGGCCGAGTCGATCGACGTCTCGCCCGACGGCATGCGCCTGCGCACCGCCTACCTGCCCGCGGTCGGCGACCGCCTCGTCTGCCGCTTCGACGGCGACGCCGGCGAGATCGTGGCCGAAGGCGAGGTCACCTGGCGCCGCGAACAGCCGCGCGGCGGCGAGTTCGGGCTGCGCTTCGTGAACTTCGACAGCGACGAGGACCAGGCCGCCCTGCGCTCGCTCTGCAACGAGCTCGGCGGCGCCGGCGAGAGCGCCGAGGATGCCGGGCCCACCGCGATCCCCGGCACGCGCGTCCGCCTGCACATCGAGGGCCTCGGCTCGCCCATGAAGGCGCGCGTGCGCGACAGCGCCGGCGGCGAGGTGAACGTCGGCTCGAACCTCGAGTTCCTCAAGGTGGGCCGGTCCCTCGAGATCGAGGACATGGACCACGGCCAGAAGCGGCCCGCCACGATCGACGGCGTGAAGGTCGAGATCGATCCGAACAGCCGCGTGCCGCAGCTCGTCGTGGCCCTGCGCTTCGACGACGTGAAGGACGCGAAGAAGGCTGCGGCGCCCCCCGCGCCCGCGAAGGAGGCCGCGCCTGCGAAGGAGGCCGCGCCCGCGAAGGAGGCCGCGCCCACGGCTGCCGCCGTCGCAGCCGCGAGGACCACGCTGCGCACGGGCACGCTCGCGCCCATCGCGAGGTCCGAGGCGCCCACGCCCACGCCGGGCAAGGACGAGGCGCGCACCGAGGCCACGGAAGAGGCCCAGAGCGCGCCGATCGCGCCCGTCGCGAGGCCGCCGCGCAAGGAGCTGCGCTCGGCCGCGCCGAAGACCCGCCCGAGCGCCATCGAGAGCGAGGGCGAGGGCGAGGTCGAGGCGAAGCCCGCGATCGCCGCCCGCGAGGAGGAGAGCGCCGAGGACGACGACGCGCGTGATCCGTCGCTCGACGCGCCCGCGGTGAAGGCGAAGCCCGAGCGTGATCTCGGCGCGACCTTGCGCGGCACGGCGTCGAAGGCGTCGGAGGCGACGCGCGAGGCGCTCGGAAAGATCGGCCCCGTGGTCGGACGATTCGGCTCGCGCGCGAAGGGCGCGATGGGCGGGCTGCTCGACGCGATCCGCAAGCGCCGCGCCGCCGAGGGCGAGGCCGCCGAGGGTGCAGCCACGGTCGCGCGCCGCACGACGGCGCCCCCGCCCACCGGAGCGCTCAAGGCCGCAGGCCGCAAGCTCGTGCGCGATCGCGAGGAGACCGAGACGAACGAGGCGCAGGCCCCCAAGCCCGCGGCAAACCGCAAGGCGGCGCTGCTCGGAAGCGCGCTCGGGCTGACGGCGGTGCTGCTCGTGGTGGGCGGCATCCGCCTGCTCAGCGGCGCGCGATCGACCGACGCCACCGCAGAGGCGCAATCTCCCGAGGCTGCGGGCACGAACGCCGCGCTCGCGCTGCCCGCGCCCGCGACGGACACGACGGCCACGCCCTCCGATCCGAGCGCGACGCCGACCGCGAACGTGCCGCTCTTCGGTGCGACCCCGCTGTCGACCACCGAGCCGGTGCCCGTGGCGCCGCCGGATCAGGTCGCCGCGCAAGCCGCGCCGGGCGACGCTGCGCAGTCCGACACGGGCGCGCAAGCGGCAGCCATGGCGCCGAACATCGAGGACGACAGCGCCGGGGACGACAGCGACTCCGACGACGAGAGCGAGGGCGGGAGCAAGCAGTTCGGCAAGGGGAACGTGCACAACCCGGTCGTGCTCAAGATCAAGACGGACGGCCCGGTGGAGACGGTGAACGGCGCGGCGGGCGCGATGGGCTTCACGGTCTCGCTGCCCGGCCGGCGCGCGCTGTCGTCGGCGGCGGAGCTCGCGCGCAAGGACAAGCGCATCGCTTCGATCAACGTCGTCAACAACCCCGCGGGCGCCGAGATCAGCATCCAGTTCAAGGACGGCGTCCCCGCGTACATGGCGAAGGCCAAGGGCGACAGGATCGACATCGCGCTCGGCACCCCGAGCAAGAAGGTCGCGAAGGCGAGCTCGTCGAAGAAGAAGAAGGCCGACGCGAAGAAGAAGGCCGCTGACGCGAAGAAGAAGACCGCCACGAAGAAGCACTGA
- a CDS encoding DUF2325 domain-containing protein, which yields MRIGWIGGVERYEAQLERLARAAGHELEYHRGDVRGRGAQSLEGLVDRCQLIVILTDTNSHGAVQLARKLARQRGRGTLLLRKFGISRFTRLLEAIDTVEGRGLFAAGGDMSAGYEALLSA from the coding sequence ATGCGCATCGGATGGATCGGAGGGGTGGAGCGATACGAGGCACAGCTCGAGCGGCTCGCGAGGGCCGCAGGACACGAGCTGGAGTACCACCGCGGCGATGTGCGGGGGCGTGGCGCGCAATCGCTGGAGGGGCTGGTGGATCGGTGCCAGCTCATCGTGATCCTGACCGACACGAACAGCCACGGCGCGGTGCAGCTCGCGCGCAAGCTGGCGAGGCAGCGGGGCCGGGGGACGCTCCTCTTGCGCAAGTTCGGGATCTCGCGCTTCACCCGGCTGCTCGAGGCGATCGACACGGTCGAGGGTCGCGGGCTGTTCGCGGCGGGCGGAGACATGAGCGCGGGCTACGAGGCGCTGCTCAGCGCCTGA
- the mfd gene encoding transcription-repair coupling factor, with amino-acid sequence MAARDPSHAGAPLHASLGEIAGIDALDVDREEQEAPSGPGEPLPSFDLPTDRPITTTHKLAAELAGSSGRTLHVVSVAGGAAGLLLRALTKVTRRKIVAVTADMESARALYADAAFFLGGRDEGDPETSAATTLGEVLFFPPNEASPYADVNPDRRSAEARLAALFHLAVDLPWRALVCPVAALARKVVPRDEIMEHAELIVAEQEIDRDALIARLAAAGYVRSPLVEDPGTFAVRGALLDVWPPTAALPARIELYGDLVMSIKAFDPEGQRTVREVKEVWLPQTREAVLTPGNVERARELIRAACDAVDLPSSKARALVDDITSGRIFFGAEGFLPAYLELAPLCSYLPDDAILLLEDPASLTRAMRDEIGRATADESGKTRDPHFPVSAFYADEGEIARWLGERTTAALHRTGIEGEPPDPASLARFEVAPEDAPSLATFDQSDLERAIKIARSSRGKTGALDPLIRRVRAWQEAGLKVVLAARAETQVERLVTLLRHRDLRVKARLGAFDPAVLDASDTDAQRTALVVRGALARGVVAPGEGLALVTEEEIFGARAHRRAAKADKSATGSARPFLEDLRSLSVGDYVVHVEHGIGRYQGLVHKQVGSSVIDLITVEYAGGDKLYLPVYRLNQIQKFSGGEGAPKLDRLGGQTFAKTKARVQKSLRKMADELLRLYAERRAAIGEATAPADDDYQAFEATFPFDETPDQARAITEVSSDLESPRPMDRLVCGDVGFGKTEVAIRAAFRVASSGRQVAVLCPTTVLAQQHYLGFQNRMSPYAINVRAMSRFQSKAEQDEVVRGLRDGSVDVVIGTHRLLSKDVHFKRLGLLVVDEEQRFGVTHKERIKALKTNVDVLTLSATPIPRTLQMAVSGLRDMSIITTPPVDRRAIRTIVTRHDEAVIRDAVVRELGRGGQVFYVYNRVEGLYERAARLQELVPEARIAVAHGQMGEGALEQAMLDFVEGRFDILCSTAIIESGLDIPRANTMIIDRADMFGLSQLYQLRGRVGRSKERAYCYLIVPPANAMTDESRSRIEALERYTELGSGFQIASLDLELRGAGDLLGAEQSGTVAQVGFELFCQMLDEAVHELKGDPVVHEVDPELSFDADALLPEDYVSDVGVRLSLYKRLASALGPEEVQDLANEMEDRFGPPPAEARRLVHLMSLKTELRRLRALACEASQKGVTLHLRDDTPLDPMKVMKLVQQKHSPYKLSPDMRLSRRTRDTEQFSSGLEATDKLLSELVGCMKDGV; translated from the coding sequence ATGGCTGCGCGCGACCCCTCCCACGCTGGCGCCCCTCTGCACGCCTCCCTCGGCGAGATCGCCGGCATCGACGCGCTCGACGTCGACCGCGAAGAGCAGGAAGCGCCCTCCGGCCCCGGCGAACCCCTGCCCTCGTTCGATCTGCCCACCGACCGGCCGATCACGACGACCCACAAGCTCGCCGCAGAGCTCGCCGGCTCCTCGGGACGCACCCTCCACGTCGTCTCCGTGGCCGGCGGCGCCGCGGGCCTGCTCCTGCGCGCGCTCACCAAGGTCACGCGCCGCAAGATCGTCGCCGTCACCGCCGACATGGAGTCCGCGCGCGCCCTGTACGCCGACGCCGCGTTCTTCCTCGGCGGACGCGACGAGGGCGACCCCGAGACGAGCGCCGCCACCACCCTCGGCGAGGTCCTGTTCTTCCCGCCAAACGAGGCCAGCCCCTACGCGGACGTCAACCCCGACCGCCGCAGCGCCGAGGCCCGCCTCGCCGCCCTCTTCCACCTCGCCGTCGATCTGCCCTGGCGCGCGCTCGTCTGCCCCGTCGCCGCCCTCGCGCGCAAGGTGGTCCCCCGCGACGAGATCATGGAGCACGCCGAGCTCATCGTCGCCGAGCAGGAGATCGATCGCGACGCGCTCATCGCGCGCCTCGCGGCCGCAGGCTACGTCCGCAGCCCGCTCGTCGAGGACCCGGGCACCTTCGCCGTGCGCGGCGCCCTGCTCGACGTCTGGCCCCCCACGGCCGCCCTGCCCGCGCGCATCGAGCTGTACGGCGACCTCGTCATGTCCATCAAGGCCTTCGACCCCGAAGGCCAGCGCACGGTGCGCGAGGTCAAGGAGGTGTGGCTCCCCCAGACCCGCGAGGCCGTGCTCACCCCGGGCAACGTCGAGCGCGCGCGTGAGCTCATCCGCGCCGCCTGCGACGCGGTCGATCTGCCCTCGTCCAAGGCGCGCGCGCTCGTCGACGACATCACCTCGGGCCGCATCTTCTTCGGCGCCGAGGGTTTTCTGCCTGCCTACCTCGAGCTTGCGCCCCTCTGCTCTTACCTGCCGGATGACGCGATCCTCCTGCTCGAGGATCCCGCCTCGCTCACGCGCGCGATGCGCGACGAGATCGGCCGCGCCACCGCGGACGAGAGCGGCAAGACGCGCGATCCGCACTTCCCGGTCTCCGCCTTCTACGCGGACGAGGGCGAGATCGCGCGCTGGCTCGGCGAGCGCACGACGGCCGCGCTTCACCGCACCGGCATCGAGGGCGAGCCGCCCGATCCCGCCTCGCTCGCGCGCTTCGAGGTCGCCCCCGAGGACGCGCCCTCGCTCGCGACCTTCGATCAGTCCGACCTCGAGCGCGCCATCAAGATCGCGCGCTCCTCGCGCGGCAAGACCGGCGCGCTCGATCCGCTCATCCGCCGCGTCCGCGCCTGGCAGGAGGCGGGCCTCAAGGTCGTGCTCGCCGCGCGCGCCGAGACGCAGGTCGAGCGCCTCGTCACGCTCCTGCGCCACCGCGATCTGAGGGTCAAAGCTCGCCTCGGCGCCTTCGATCCCGCCGTGCTCGACGCCTCCGACACCGACGCGCAAAGGACGGCGCTCGTCGTGCGCGGCGCCCTCGCCCGCGGCGTGGTCGCTCCCGGCGAGGGGCTCGCGCTCGTCACCGAGGAGGAGATCTTCGGCGCCCGCGCGCATCGCCGCGCCGCGAAGGCCGACAAGAGCGCGACGGGCTCGGCGCGCCCGTTCCTCGAGGACCTGCGCAGCCTGTCGGTCGGCGATTACGTGGTCCACGTCGAGCACGGCATCGGCCGCTACCAGGGCCTCGTGCACAAGCAGGTGGGCAGCAGCGTCATCGACCTCATCACGGTCGAGTACGCGGGCGGCGACAAACTCTACCTGCCCGTCTATCGCCTCAACCAGATCCAGAAGTTCTCGGGGGGCGAGGGCGCGCCCAAGCTCGACAGGCTCGGCGGGCAGACGTTCGCCAAGACCAAGGCGCGCGTGCAAAAGAGCCTGCGCAAGATGGCGGACGAGCTGCTCCGCCTCTACGCCGAGCGCCGCGCCGCGATCGGCGAGGCCACCGCGCCGGCCGACGACGACTACCAGGCCTTCGAGGCCACCTTCCCCTTCGACGAGACGCCCGACCAGGCCCGCGCGATCACCGAGGTCTCGAGCGATCTCGAGTCGCCGCGACCGATGGACCGGCTCGTCTGCGGCGACGTCGGCTTCGGCAAGACCGAGGTCGCGATCCGCGCGGCCTTCCGCGTCGCTTCTTCAGGCCGCCAGGTGGCCGTCCTCTGCCCGACCACGGTGCTCGCGCAGCAGCATTATCTCGGCTTTCAAAACCGGATGAGCCCCTACGCGATCAACGTCCGCGCCATGTCGCGCTTCCAGTCGAAGGCGGAGCAGGACGAGGTCGTGCGGGGCTTGCGCGACGGCTCGGTCGACGTCGTCATCGGGACCCATCGCCTGCTGTCGAAGGACGTGCACTTCAAGCGGCTCGGCCTGCTCGTGGTCGACGAGGAGCAGCGCTTCGGCGTCACGCACAAGGAGCGCATCAAGGCGCTCAAGACCAACGTCGACGTGCTCACGCTCTCGGCCACGCCCATCCCGCGCACCTTGCAGATGGCCGTCTCGGGCCTGCGCGACATGTCGATCATCACCACGCCCCCCGTCGACAGGCGCGCGATCCGCACCATCGTCACGCGGCACGACGAGGCCGTGATCCGCGACGCGGTCGTGCGCGAGCTCGGCCGGGGCGGGCAGGTCTTCTACGTGTACAACCGCGTCGAGGGGCTCTACGAGCGCGCGGCGCGGCTCCAGGAGCTGGTGCCCGAGGCGCGCATCGCCGTGGCGCACGGGCAGATGGGCGAGGGCGCGCTCGAGCAGGCGATGCTCGACTTCGTCGAGGGGCGCTTCGACATCCTCTGCTCGACCGCGATCATCGAGAGCGGCCTCGACATCCCGCGGGCGAACACGATGATCATCGACCGTGCCGACATGTTCGGTCTGTCGCAGCTCTACCAGCTCCGCGGTCGCGTGGGCCGGTCGAAGGAGCGCGCGTACTGCTACCTCATCGTGCCGCCGGCGAACGCGATGACCGACGAGTCGCGATCGCGGATCGAGGCGCTCGAGCGCTACACCGAGCTCGGCTCGGGCTTTCAGATCGCCTCTCTCGATCTCGAGCTGCGCGGCGCGGGCGACCTGCTCGGGGCCGAGCAGAGCGGCACGGTGGCGCAGGTGGGCTTCGAGCTGTTCTGCCAGATGCTCGACGAGGCCGTGCACGAGCTGAAGGGCGACCCCGTCGTGCACGAGGTCGACCCCGAGCTGTCCTTCGACGCCGACGCGCTCCTGCCCGAGGATTACGTGTCCGACGTCGGCGTGCGCCTGTCGCTCTACAAGCGGCTCGCGAGCGCACTCGGCCCCGAGGAGGTACAGGATCTCGCCAACGAGATGGAGGATCGCTTCGGCCCGCCGCCCGCCGAGGCGCGCCGCCTCGTGCACCTGATGAGCCTGAAGACCGAGCTGCGCCGCCTGCGCGCGCTCGCGTGCGAGGCGAGCCAGAAGGGCGTGACCTTGCACCTGCGCGACGACACGCCGCTCGACCCGATGAAGGTGATGAAGCTCGTGCAGCAGAAGCACTCGCCCTACAAGCTCTCGCCCGACATGCGCCTGAGCCGACGCACGCGCGACACCGAGCAGTTCTCGAGCGGGCTCGAGGCCACCGACAAACTCCTGTCCGAGCTGGTCGGGTGCATGAAGGACGGGGTGTAG
- a CDS encoding VOC family protein — translation MIDHVSVRVHDFDKAKQFYKDALAPLGYQLLMDYPPHAAGFGVPHKPDFWIGAAPEGEAVLAPTHVAIAAPDRATVDAFHRAAIAAGGKDNGAPGPRPQYHPGYYGAFILDADGNNIEAVCHQP, via the coding sequence ATGATCGATCATGTCTCGGTGCGCGTTCACGACTTCGACAAAGCCAAGCAGTTCTACAAGGACGCACTCGCGCCGCTCGGCTACCAGCTCCTGATGGACTATCCCCCCCACGCCGCGGGATTCGGCGTGCCCCACAAACCCGACTTCTGGATCGGGGCGGCGCCGGAGGGCGAAGCGGTTCTGGCGCCGACGCACGTCGCCATCGCGGCCCCCGACCGGGCCACGGTGGACGCGTTCCATCGAGCGGCGATCGCGGCGGGCGGCAAGGACAACGGAGCGCCGGGGCCGAGGCCGCAGTACCACCCGGGCTATTACGGGGCGTTCATCCTCGACGCGGACGGCAACAACATCGAGGCGGTCTGCCACCAACCGTAG
- a CDS encoding beta-ketoacyl-ACP synthase III — MTLVSPRARILGTGHYLPSRVVENAEIAERLGTTDAWLREHVGIERRHIAAEGETTSDMATAAARAAIENARLSSADLDLIVLATVTGDSPMPATAAVVQQKLGAELVPSFDVNASFSGFLYALAIAERMIASGSGRTALVIGADLLSRRADPKDRTTPALFGDGAGAVVLGPADDDRGILSMRLGADGSMTSMLRIPGGGSAEALTPEGLAQGKQYLQMQGRELFAVTVKQLHVTSMVALKAAGLLSNQLDWVVPQQANRNIVDRIAERLGYARSKFIENLAQVGNTGAASIPIALDEGVRDGRIQPGHNVLMCALGAGLTWGASIARM, encoded by the coding sequence ATGACGCTGGTCTCCCCTCGCGCCCGCATCCTAGGCACCGGCCACTACCTCCCCTCCCGCGTCGTCGAGAACGCCGAGATCGCCGAGCGGCTCGGCACGACCGACGCCTGGCTGCGCGAGCACGTCGGCATCGAGCGCCGGCATATCGCGGCCGAGGGCGAGACCACGAGCGACATGGCCACGGCCGCCGCGCGCGCCGCGATCGAGAACGCCCGGCTCTCCTCGGCCGACCTCGATCTCATCGTGCTCGCCACCGTCACGGGCGACAGCCCCATGCCCGCGACCGCGGCCGTCGTGCAGCAGAAGCTCGGCGCCGAGCTGGTCCCTTCGTTCGACGTCAACGCATCGTTTTCCGGGTTTCTCTACGCCCTCGCGATCGCCGAGCGGATGATCGCCTCGGGCTCGGGGCGCACCGCCCTCGTCATCGGCGCCGACCTGCTCTCGCGCCGCGCCGACCCGAAGGATCGCACGACGCCCGCGCTCTTCGGCGACGGCGCGGGCGCCGTGGTGCTCGGGCCCGCGGACGACGACCGCGGGATCCTGTCCATGCGGCTCGGCGCCGACGGCTCGATGACCTCGATGCTGCGCATCCCGGGCGGCGGATCGGCCGAGGCCCTGACGCCGGAGGGGCTCGCGCAGGGCAAGCAGTACCTGCAGATGCAGGGCCGGGAGCTGTTCGCCGTGACGGTGAAGCAGCTCCACGTCACGAGCATGGTGGCGCTCAAGGCGGCGGGGCTCCTGTCGAACCAGCTCGACTGGGTGGTGCCGCAGCAGGCGAACCGCAACATCGTCGATCGCATCGCCGAGCGGCTGGGCTACGCGCGGAGCAAGTTCATCGAGAACCTCGCTCAGGTCGGCAACACGGGCGCGGCGTCGATCCCGATCGCGCTCGACGAGGGGGTGCGCGACGGCCGCATCCAGCCCGGCCACAACGTGCTGATGTGCGCGCTCGGGGCAGGTTTGACGTGGGGCGCGAGCATCGCGCGGATGTAG